The following coding sequences are from one Capsicum annuum cultivar UCD-10X-F1 chromosome 3, UCD10Xv1.1, whole genome shotgun sequence window:
- the LOC107866624 gene encoding transcriptional regulator SUPERMAN-like: MEKSSNKYFKHQTMKDFTTTTTTNKNVKEYSWDNINCGDEGDLVGGFLWPPRSYTCTFCKREFKSAQALGGHMNVHRRDRARLRLQSLSDTIPNPNPNPNPNPSCVSSPSSPSRKFFPPFVPTLPPLLSPTSFSSSTAGVSHGMKNGDLTKMGSAKFEKNGKECSEVVKKGEFLRLDLGIGLISESKDDLDLELRLGYI, translated from the coding sequence ATGGAAAAAAGTAGCAATAAGTACTTCAAACACCAAACCATGAAGGatttcaccaccaccaccaccaccaacaagaATGTTAAAGAATATTCATGGGATAATATTAATTGTGGAGATGAAGGAGATTTAGTAGGAGGGTTTTTATGGCCACCAAGATCCTACACATGTACCTTTTGCAAAAGAGAATTCAAATCAGCTCAAGCTCTTGGGGGTCACATGAATGTTCATAGAAGAGATAGAGCTAGACTTAGACTTCAATCATTATCTGATACTATTCCAAACCCTAACCCTAATCCTAACCCTAACCCTAGTTGTGTTTCATCACCATCTTCCCCATCAAGAAAATTCTTTCCTCCTTTTGTTCCTACACTACCCCCATTATTATCTCCTACTTCGTTTTCTTCTTCTACCGCTGGTGTCTCTCATGGGATGAAAAATGGTGATTTGACAAAAATGGGAAGtgcaaaatttgagaaaaatggaaaagaatgTAGTGAAGTGGTGAAAAAGGGTGAATTTTTGAGATTGGATTTGGGAATTGGCTTGATTAGTGAATCAAAAGATGATCTGGATTTGGAGCTTAGACTTGGTTACATTTAG